One window of Flavobacterium dauae genomic DNA carries:
- a CDS encoding CPBP family intramembrane glutamic endopeptidase yields MYLEQFKRDSQNILKYIPYVFCFLGFMALNIIVSSLMNIDSNKMIQDSIDQWGKNFTFFTFVVPFVFFLAMLFLWWKFIHKYSVKQLTTGRKKVDWQRITFSFTVWAAINFIILAISYFLEPNDFQFQFNLKAFLPLLFIAIVFIPIQTSFEEYFFRGYFMQFMAFVSKNRGVALIATSVIFGLMHLSNPEVSSMGLTIMIFYIGCGFLLGIMTLMDDGLELALGFHAANNLIGALIITSESAVFQTDALFVSNANSNIYELLIQVFIIFPILLFIFAKKYNWANWKKKLFKSI; encoded by the coding sequence ATGTATTTAGAACAATTTAAAAGAGATTCACAGAACATTTTAAAATATATACCTTATGTTTTTTGCTTTTTAGGATTTATGGCGTTAAACATTATTGTATCGAGTTTAATGAATATTGATTCCAACAAAATGATTCAAGATTCTATTGATCAATGGGGCAAAAATTTTACGTTTTTTACATTTGTAGTTCCGTTTGTATTTTTTTTAGCGATGCTTTTTTTATGGTGGAAATTTATCCACAAATATTCGGTAAAACAATTAACCACAGGCAGAAAAAAGGTAGATTGGCAACGCATTACTTTTTCATTTACCGTTTGGGCAGCAATCAATTTTATAATTTTAGCGATAAGTTATTTTTTAGAACCAAACGATTTTCAGTTTCAGTTTAATTTAAAGGCATTTTTGCCGTTGCTTTTTATTGCAATTGTTTTTATACCGATACAAACCAGTTTTGAAGAATATTTTTTTCGCGGATATTTTATGCAGTTTATGGCATTTGTATCAAAAAATAGGGGAGTGGCATTAATTGCAACATCGGTAATTTTTGGATTGATGCATTTAAGCAACCCCGAAGTTTCAAGTATGGGCTTAACTATTATGATTTTTTATATTGGCTGCGGCTTTTTGTTGGGAATAATGACGTTGATGGATGACGGATTAGAACTCGCATTAGGTTTTCACGCAGCAAATAACTTAATAGGAGCGTTAATTATTACTTCGGAATCAGCTGTTTTCCAGACTGATGCACTTTTTGTTTCAAACGCCAATTCAAATATTTATGAATTGTTGATACAGGTATTCATAATTTTTCCTATCTTGTTATTCATTTTTGCAAAGAAATATAATTGGGCAAACTGGAAGAAAAAATTGTTTAAATCTATATAG
- a CDS encoding EamA family transporter, with amino-acid sequence MLASFVKMAYKQGFTTAEVTISQYVFAIICLLVINFFIKNTQTATKKNIFKLILSGTSMGFTSVLYYLCVKYINASIAVVLLMQSVWIGVLTEAFISKKIPSFAKIIAVVFVLFGTALATSIFGSEIKFDFKGFLFGFLAAISFSMTLYSTNSVAKHLNPFKRSLFMLFGGGIIVLIFSLLTQLLPTYLNLHLIGEEFISVKIFDTSILYTWGILLSVFGTVLPPILLNKGFPLTGVGLGSIVSAVELPVSVTFAFIFLQEQVLFSQWIGILIILGAVLLINWNLIRRK; translated from the coding sequence ATGCTGGCATCGTTTGTAAAAATGGCTTACAAACAAGGTTTTACAACAGCCGAAGTTACCATATCGCAATACGTTTTTGCTATTATATGTCTGCTTGTAATAAACTTTTTCATTAAAAACACACAAACCGCAACAAAGAAAAACATCTTTAAACTGATATTAAGCGGAACATCTATGGGATTTACAAGTGTTTTGTATTACCTGTGCGTAAAATACATCAATGCATCAATTGCCGTAGTTTTGTTAATGCAATCGGTTTGGATTGGAGTTTTGACTGAGGCTTTTATCAGTAAAAAAATCCCATCATTCGCAAAAATAATCGCTGTTGTCTTTGTATTATTCGGTACAGCTTTAGCAACCAGTATTTTTGGTAGCGAAATTAAGTTTGATTTTAAAGGATTTTTGTTTGGATTTCTTGCAGCCATATCCTTTTCAATGACGTTATACAGCACCAACAGTGTGGCAAAACATTTAAACCCATTTAAACGCAGTCTGTTTATGCTTTTTGGTGGTGGAATTATTGTATTGATTTTTAGTTTACTAACGCAATTGCTGCCAACCTACTTAAACTTACATTTGATTGGCGAAGAATTTATTTCGGTTAAAATATTTGACACTTCTATTTTATATACCTGGGGAATTTTACTTTCGGTTTTTGGAACGGTCTTACCTCCTATCCTGTTAAACAAAGGATTTCCGTTAACGGGCGTTGGTTTGGGCAGTATTGTTTCGGCAGTTGAGCTTCCAGTTTCGGTAACATTTGCGTTCATCTTTTTGCAAGAACAAGTATTGTTTTCGCAATGGATAGGCATTCTAATTATTTTGGGAGCTGTGCTATTAATTAATTGGAATTTAATCCGCAGAAAGTAA
- a CDS encoding DNA topoisomerase IV: MKKKLFLAAVPLILVGCYNQERNCTDFKTGTFQFEQEVNGKKHISTFIRTETYEIETYNGKTDTASIRWVNDCEYILQKLHPKNMAEKKAVQMKILTTKADRYIFEYNIVGDTNKQKGEIKKIK, from the coding sequence ATGAAAAAGAAATTATTTTTAGCAGCAGTTCCTTTGATTTTAGTAGGATGTTATAATCAAGAACGAAATTGTACCGACTTTAAAACAGGTACTTTTCAGTTTGAACAGGAAGTCAATGGAAAAAAACACATATCAACTTTTATACGAACCGAAACATATGAAATTGAAACATACAACGGCAAAACAGATACAGCAAGTATTCGTTGGGTAAACGATTGTGAATACATTTTGCAAAAGCTTCACCCAAAAAATATGGCAGAAAAAAAGGCGGTACAAATGAAAATTTTAACCACAAAAGCAGATCGTTATATATTTGAATACAATATTGTTGGCGATACTAACAAACAAAAGGGAGAAATAAAAAAAATTAAATAA
- a CDS encoding DUF3784 domain-containing protein, which yields MASILNEESAKSLLSGYNTMSDEKKKNVDFKTIVKIFHKVFYGIAITITVIGILSYFFKNDNLWAALLSIIGTWGFLPLFFTGKKHDTNIYSKWQIVLNYFVMLFLIVLGLIVAISVYHHKGSLVIE from the coding sequence ATGGCTAGTATTTTAAACGAAGAGAGTGCAAAAAGCCTATTAAGTGGTTACAATACCATGAGCGATGAAAAAAAGAAAAATGTAGATTTTAAAACCATTGTAAAAATATTTCACAAAGTATTTTACGGTATCGCAATTACCATAACTGTAATAGGGATTTTAAGTTACTTTTTTAAAAATGATAATCTTTGGGCAGCCTTGCTTTCTATAATAGGAACTTGGGGATTTTTACCTTTATTTTTCACTGGAAAAAAACACGACACAAACATTTACAGCAAATGGCAAATAGTATTAAACTATTTTGTGATGTTGTTTTTGATTGTTTTAGGTTTAATTGTTGCAATTTCTGTTTATCATCATAAAGGAAGTTTAGTAATTGAATAA
- the arsC gene encoding arsenate reductase (glutaredoxin) (This arsenate reductase requires both glutathione and glutaredoxin to convert arsenate to arsenite, after which the efflux transporter formed by ArsA and ArsB can extrude the arsenite from the cell, providing resistance.) has protein sequence MIKIYHNPRCSKSREGLCSLQDLNQEVEIVNYIENPLTFNELKNIIALLKIKPIELVRTKETIWKEQFKGKDLTDEEIIEAMVANPKLIERPIVVNGNKAVIARPIEKIDEIL, from the coding sequence ATGATTAAAATATACCACAACCCGCGTTGCAGTAAATCACGCGAAGGTTTATGTTCATTACAAGATTTGAATCAAGAGGTTGAAATAGTAAACTATATCGAAAATCCGTTAACATTTAACGAGCTAAAAAATATAATTGCTCTTTTAAAAATAAAACCTATTGAACTGGTTCGTACCAAAGAAACCATTTGGAAAGAACAGTTCAAAGGCAAAGATCTTACCGATGAAGAAATTATTGAAGCTATGGTTGCAAATCCAAAATTAATTGAAAGACCAATTGTTGTAAACGGCAATAAAGCGGTAATTGCAAGACCGATTGAGAAAATCGACGAAATATTATAA
- a CDS encoding DUF2089 family protein — MKTKLPTKCPSCETLLSVSQLTCESCQTTVQGNYPLPVFLKLSPKEQEFILQFFLTSGSLKEMASQLGISYPTVRNQLDDMIQHIKDLNI; from the coding sequence ATGAAAACAAAATTACCTACCAAATGTCCCAGTTGCGAAACTTTATTAAGTGTATCGCAATTAACCTGCGAAAGTTGCCAAACAACTGTTCAAGGAAATTATCCCCTACCTGTATTTTTAAAACTGTCGCCCAAAGAACAAGAATTTATATTGCAGTTTTTTTTAACAAGTGGCAGCTTAAAAGAAATGGCATCGCAATTAGGTATAAGTTACCCTACCGTTCGCAACCAGTTAGACGATATGATACAACACATTAAAGACTTAAATATTTAA
- a CDS encoding DUF1648 domain-containing protein — protein MNTNPKIKVKPTQLTKQLEIVNYFLISVFWIVTCLAYKHLPTKIPTHYNGLGEVDAYGHKITIFLLPIIATILFIVLTILAKKPHTFNYSETITSENVEAQYKNAMRFMQTLNLFVLLIFIFIDYKTIQIALEKNKSLGVWFLPISGIIAVIIISYSVIQSQKKQK, from the coding sequence ATGAATACCAATCCTAAAATAAAAGTAAAACCAACCCAATTGACCAAGCAATTAGAAATCGTAAATTATTTTTTAATTAGTGTATTTTGGATTGTAACTTGTTTAGCATACAAACATTTACCAACCAAAATTCCAACACATTATAACGGTTTGGGTGAAGTTGATGCTTATGGACACAAAATAACAATTTTCTTATTACCAATAATCGCAACAATTTTATTTATTGTACTAACTATATTAGCTAAAAAGCCGCACACCTTTAATTATTCAGAAACCATTACATCAGAAAATGTAGAAGCTCAGTACAAAAATGCAATGCGATTTATGCAAACGCTTAATTTGTTCGTTTTATTAATTTTTATTTTTATTGATTATAAAACCATACAAATTGCTTTAGAAAAGAATAAAAGTCTGGGTGTTTGGTTTCTTCCAATTTCAGGAATCATTGCAGTAATAATTATTAGTTATAGTGTAATTCAATCTCAAAAAAAGCAAAAATAA
- a CDS encoding alpha/beta hydrolase — protein sequence MKQIILLFSLLISFTSFAQIEGTWNGNIEIPNQKLPFVLHITKENGQFKATSDSPSQGGFGLEINEVRFENNTLYLKQNQTMMTYEGKLVDEQNIKGNFKQGNYSFTLNLTKEESKKSISSFSQNYEVKELKVSEELIGDLYETPNKKTVILLIAGSGPTDRNGNTIGVAVNNSLKYLAEDLAENNYDVFTYDKRVVYLLKNNKEIPTMDFQHGINDAETVISYLKNTLGYKNIVVAGHSEGSLVGMTASQKNVSAFISLAGTGNTIDVILKEQINKQAPMLNDANAKILEQLKEGKIVKDVNPMLQSLYDEESQPFLIDWIKRNPQTEIAKLNIPILIINGTKDIQVETKEAELLHRANPKSTMVIIDNMNHIFKKIEKDEENMASYNNPDLPTQKDLTKVIVHFLNENKL from the coding sequence ATGAAACAAATTATCTTACTCTTCAGTTTATTAATCAGCTTTACTTCTTTCGCTCAAATTGAAGGAACTTGGAACGGAAACATTGAAATTCCCAACCAAAAATTACCTTTTGTATTACATATAACCAAAGAAAACGGTCAGTTCAAAGCAACTTCCGACAGTCCTTCTCAAGGTGGTTTTGGATTAGAAATAAACGAAGTCCGTTTTGAAAACAATACGCTTTATTTAAAGCAAAATCAAACAATGATGACCTATGAAGGCAAACTTGTTGATGAACAAAACATTAAAGGTAATTTTAAACAAGGAAACTACTCGTTCACATTGAATTTAACAAAGGAAGAGTCTAAAAAAAGTATTTCCTCGTTTTCACAAAACTATGAGGTAAAAGAACTAAAAGTGTCCGAAGAGCTAATTGGCGATTTATACGAAACGCCAAATAAAAAAACCGTTATCTTATTGATTGCAGGTTCGGGTCCCACAGACCGCAACGGGAATACTATAGGGGTTGCTGTAAACAATTCGTTAAAATATTTGGCTGAAGATTTAGCCGAAAACAATTACGATGTTTTTACCTATGATAAACGGGTTGTGTATTTACTTAAAAACAATAAAGAAATACCTACAATGGATTTTCAACACGGAATTAACGACGCAGAAACTGTTATCAGTTATCTAAAAAACACTTTGGGTTATAAAAACATTGTAGTTGCCGGGCACAGTGAAGGTTCGTTAGTAGGAATGACAGCCTCGCAAAAAAATGTTTCTGCTTTTATTTCATTGGCAGGAACCGGTAATACCATTGATGTTATCTTAAAAGAACAAATCAACAAACAGGCTCCTATGCTTAATGACGCAAATGCTAAAATTTTAGAACAGCTAAAAGAAGGGAAAATAGTAAAAGACGTAAACCCAATGTTGCAATCTTTATACGATGAAGAAAGTCAACCTTTTTTAATTGATTGGATCAAAAGAAACCCACAAACAGAAATCGCTAAACTAAATATACCCATTTTAATTATTAACGGAACAAAAGATATACAGGTTGAAACCAAAGAAGCTGAATTGTTGCACCGTGCCAATCCAAAATCTACAATGGTTATTATTGACAATATGAATCATATCTTTAAAAAGATTGAAAAAGATGAAGAAAATATGGCTTCGTACAACAACCCTGATTTACCCACACAAAAAGATTTAACCAAGGTAATTGTACATTTTTTAAATGAAAATAAATTATGA
- a CDS encoding TonB-dependent receptor domain-containing protein, with translation MKVINYVYYTVFALAGSMVYSQEQNQVFVTGTVVEKTTNTPLEYASITIEDLTNPDNITGDMSDGSGKFEIPVIPGTYQIRVEYLGYKTFIIDSKDVTTSINLGTILIEGDAEILEGVVIETQRAAVELKLDKRIYNVGDNAIVKGGNASDVLDNIPSVEVDSEGNVSLRGNESVKVLIDGKPSGMAANIGDALKMIPSESLDRVEVITNPSARYEAEGGAGIINIILKKGSNKGINGSVTANVGNPTSYGANATVNYREDKFNLYSSLGYSKNKTFGNSLNESQYFDENGNTSSFVDEYSKSTRERERINGSIGLDYNLTDKLTWTNNLTYRKSTGDNPRTLNYNNYDAGRNLLYRNVRQTEEDDFKESVEYSTDFTYKFNESGHQLFVSGSINKNRDIEDSAITTTNEANAVLAQDITKATENELRHIARVDYVLPFNENSQFEAGYLGNFNDLNTKFNINTLNSNGDLEPNDLFRNDLQYKEQVHALYAQFGDKINKFSYMLGLRWEATEIDINQMTTMDFNKKKYNNFFPSAFVNYEFADGENVTASYSRRVRRPRGRMLNPVSNYSSSINFFMGNPDLNPSFTNALDFGYMKRMGRLTLNTSLYFNHTIDATQFVRRVDGVNEEGIPISISSPINLATEYRYGLELNANYSPLRWWRINANANLFQVSTRGDYSYVDFEGTTQTQNFDNDAFTWTARLNSNITLPAKVNWQTNFMYRGAQKTAQGKNIGIASVNMALSKDVLKDKGTIALNVQDLFNSRKMIRETDLAQAFTYSEMQWRERTINLSFTYRFNQTKTDRQKDQKRESSSEDMEEMM, from the coding sequence ATGAAAGTAATAAATTACGTTTATTATACCGTTTTTGCTTTAGCTGGTTCTATGGTTTATTCTCAAGAACAAAATCAGGTTTTTGTAACCGGAACAGTTGTAGAAAAAACAACCAACACGCCATTAGAGTACGCAAGTATCACGATAGAAGACCTAACAAATCCAGATAATATTACCGGAGATATGTCTGACGGATCAGGAAAATTTGAAATTCCGGTAATCCCCGGCACTTATCAAATCCGTGTGGAATATCTTGGGTACAAAACCTTTATAATTGACTCAAAAGATGTTACTACATCTATCAACTTAGGAACTATTTTGATTGAAGGCGATGCCGAAATTTTAGAAGGCGTTGTTATTGAAACCCAACGTGCTGCCGTAGAACTGAAGTTAGATAAACGTATTTACAACGTAGGCGACAATGCCATTGTTAAAGGTGGAAATGCCAGCGATGTTTTAGACAATATTCCGTCTGTTGAAGTAGATTCGGAAGGAAATGTAAGTTTGCGTGGAAACGAATCGGTTAAGGTTTTAATTGATGGAAAACCGTCGGGAATGGCTGCTAATATTGGCGATGCTTTAAAAATGATTCCATCAGAATCGTTAGACCGTGTAGAAGTTATTACAAATCCGTCTGCACGTTACGAAGCCGAAGGTGGTGCCGGAATCATTAACATCATCCTTAAAAAAGGAAGCAACAAGGGTATTAACGGAAGTGTAACTGCTAATGTGGGTAATCCTACAAGTTACGGTGCAAATGCAACGGTTAACTATCGTGAGGATAAATTCAATCTCTATTCAAGCCTTGGTTATTCTAAAAACAAAACCTTTGGAAACTCGTTAAACGAATCGCAGTACTTTGATGAAAACGGAAATACATCGAGCTTTGTTGACGAATATTCTAAAAGTACCCGCGAACGCGAAAGAATCAACGGAAGCATTGGTCTTGATTATAATTTAACCGATAAATTAACCTGGACCAATAACCTTACCTACCGTAAAAGTACAGGAGATAATCCACGAACACTGAATTACAACAATTACGATGCCGGCAGAAATCTATTGTACAGAAATGTTCGCCAGACCGAAGAAGACGATTTTAAAGAAAGTGTAGAGTACAGTACCGATTTTACCTATAAGTTCAACGAAAGCGGACATCAGTTATTTGTTTCGGGAAGCATCAACAAAAACAGAGATATAGAAGATTCGGCTATCACAACAACCAATGAAGCTAATGCAGTTTTAGCACAAGACATTACAAAAGCAACCGAAAACGAATTACGCCACATTGCCCGTGTTGATTACGTTTTACCGTTTAATGAAAACAGTCAGTTTGAAGCCGGTTATTTAGGAAACTTCAACGATTTAAATACCAAATTCAACATAAATACATTAAACAGCAACGGTGATTTAGAGCCAAACGATTTGTTTAGAAACGATTTACAATACAAAGAACAAGTACACGCCCTTTATGCACAATTTGGTGATAAAATAAATAAATTTAGCTATATGTTAGGTTTACGTTGGGAAGCTACAGAAATTGACATTAACCAAATGACTACAATGGATTTCAACAAGAAAAAGTACAACAACTTTTTCCCAAGTGCCTTTGTAAATTACGAATTTGCAGATGGCGAAAACGTTACAGCAAGTTATAGCCGACGCGTTCGCAGACCACGCGGGCGTATGTTAAACCCTGTTTCAAACTATTCAAGTTCAATCAATTTCTTTATGGGTAACCCCGATTTAAATCCTTCATTCACAAATGCACTTGATTTTGGCTATATGAAACGTATGGGACGCTTAACATTGAATACCTCTTTATATTTTAACCATACCATCGATGCTACACAATTTGTACGCAGAGTTGATGGTGTAAACGAAGAAGGAATTCCAATTTCAATCAGCAGCCCGATAAATTTAGCTACCGAATACCGTTATGGTTTAGAACTGAATGCCAATTATAGTCCGTTACGTTGGTGGCGTATTAATGCTAATGCAAACTTGTTCCAAGTTTCAACACGAGGAGATTATTCGTATGTTGATTTTGAAGGAACTACACAAACTCAGAATTTTGACAACGATGCCTTTACTTGGACCGCGAGACTTAATTCAAACATCACATTACCGGCTAAAGTAAACTGGCAGACCAATTTTATGTATCGTGGTGCACAGAAAACCGCACAAGGTAAAAATATCGGAATAGCTTCGGTTAATATGGCATTAAGTAAAGATGTGTTAAAAGATAAAGGTACAATTGCCTTAAACGTTCAGGATTTATTCAATTCAAGAAAAATGATTCGCGAAACAGATCTGGCACAGGCATTTACTTATTCTGAAATGCAATGGAGAGAACGTACCATAAATTTATCGTTTACCTACCGTTTTAATCAAACCAAAACAGACCGACAAAAAGATCAAAAAAGAGAATCATCATCTGAAGATATGGAAGAAATGATGTAA
- a CDS encoding AMP-binding protein, whose product MEQKICIHPDFKLNGHSYNKERISELAIMLIRDGEAHEKDLGDLILQWFDDNDYITLTTSGTTGKPKEIKLKKQAMEASALATGEFFKLHPKDKALLCLPARYIAGKMMFIRAVLLGLELDFVSPTKEPLKNTDKVYDFVAMVPLQVHHSITQIEQCKTLIVGGAKLNDQTKKILSGMMIDVYETYGMTETITHIAAKKINEKYFTVLPHANISQDERGCLIIEAPLVSDYLIVTNDIIEMPNDIQFEWIGRIDNVINSGGIKLIPEVIEQKLSEYIPYRFYVIGKKDAELGQKLVLVIEHEPYTLLPEVFDSLEKYEKPKETVFVSKFKETPTGKVLRKETIVT is encoded by the coding sequence ATGGAACAGAAAATTTGTATTCATCCCGATTTTAAACTTAATGGACACTCTTATAATAAAGAACGCATTAGCGAACTGGCAATAATGTTGATTCGAGATGGCGAAGCACACGAAAAAGATTTGGGCGATTTAATTCTGCAATGGTTTGATGATAATGATTACATCACGCTGACCACATCAGGAACCACAGGAAAACCCAAAGAAATCAAACTCAAAAAACAAGCAATGGAAGCATCTGCTTTGGCAACAGGCGAGTTTTTTAAGCTGCATCCAAAAGATAAAGCCTTACTTTGTTTACCCGCCCGTTATATAGCCGGAAAAATGATGTTTATTCGCGCCGTTTTATTGGGTTTGGAATTAGATTTTGTAAGTCCAACTAAAGAACCTTTAAAAAACACCGATAAAGTATATGATTTTGTAGCAATGGTTCCGCTACAGGTACATCATTCTATTACTCAAATCGAACAGTGTAAAACATTAATTGTAGGTGGGGCAAAACTAAATGACCAAACCAAAAAGATTTTAAGCGGAATGATGATTGATGTTTATGAAACTTACGGAATGACCGAAACCATTACACATATTGCCGCAAAAAAAATCAATGAAAAGTATTTTACTGTGTTGCCACACGCCAATATTTCACAAGACGAAAGAGGATGTTTGATTATTGAAGCCCCACTGGTATCAGACTATTTAATAGTTACAAATGATATAATTGAAATGCCTAACGATATTCAATTTGAATGGATAGGTAGGATTGATAATGTAATAAATAGTGGCGGAATTAAATTAATTCCGGAGGTGATAGAACAAAAGCTTTCAGAATATATTCCGTACCGCTTTTACGTGATTGGAAAAAAAGATGCCGAATTGGGACAAAAATTGGTTTTGGTTATTGAGCACGAACCTTACACCTTGCTTCCCGAAGTTTTTGACAGTTTAGAAAAATACGAAAAACCCAAAGAAACCGTATTTGTAAGTAAGTTTAAAGAAACTCCAACCGGCAAAGTGTTACGAAAAGAAACAATAGTAACCTGA
- a CDS encoding SdpI family protein — protein MDKILEITNPMLLHVGVIFYIVGIIMNIFPPKKINSLYGYRTASSMENQTKWDFAQKYSAKIMSVIGLLLVVLSFYRPYLNLSNDQHAILGLAVLIASAISLIVIVEKRLKQILSV, from the coding sequence ATGGATAAAATTTTAGAAATTACCAATCCAATGCTGTTACATGTTGGTGTGATATTTTATATAGTAGGAATTATTATGAATATATTTCCACCAAAAAAAATCAATAGTTTATATGGTTACAGAACAGCAAGTTCAATGGAAAATCAAACCAAATGGGATTTTGCACAAAAATACAGTGCTAAAATTATGAGTGTAATTGGTCTGTTGTTAGTAGTTTTATCTTTTTATAGACCTTATCTAAATTTAAGTAATGATCAGCATGCAATTTTAGGATTAGCTGTTTTAATAGCCAGTGCCATTTCTTTGATTGTAATTGTAGAAAAAAGACTTAAACAGATACTAAGTGTATAA